A single genomic interval of Nocardioides nitrophenolicus harbors:
- a CDS encoding fumarylacetoacetate hydrolase family protein — protein MTTEYRRILLDGNAVDVRREGDTLVAGDGRSVAVAEATHLPPVTPSKIVCVHLNYSSRVEEMMTKLPPAPTYFHKPVSALNAHESAVVRPQGCKWLNYEGEIAIIIGRTARNISPEEAGDYIRGYSIGNDYGLHDFRDTDSGSMLRVKGADTLCPVGPGVVEGWNFHDKRIRTLVNGEVRQDGNTSEMKWDMHYLVADIARTITLQPGDILMSGTPAISRTVYPGDVVEVEVEGLGTLRNHIVEGPTPIRGDVGAQPTESEEVLSTAQGGDWEFRGIRKPDLSNTH, from the coding sequence ATGACCACCGAGTACCGCCGGATCCTCCTCGACGGCAACGCCGTCGACGTACGCCGCGAGGGCGACACCCTGGTCGCCGGTGACGGCCGCAGCGTCGCCGTCGCCGAGGCCACCCACCTGCCGCCGGTGACCCCGAGCAAGATCGTCTGCGTCCACCTCAACTACTCCTCGCGCGTCGAGGAGATGATGACGAAGCTGCCGCCCGCGCCGACGTACTTCCACAAGCCGGTCTCCGCGCTCAACGCGCACGAGTCCGCCGTGGTCCGGCCGCAGGGCTGCAAGTGGCTCAACTACGAGGGCGAGATCGCGATCATCATCGGCAGGACGGCGCGCAACATCTCGCCCGAGGAGGCCGGCGACTACATCCGCGGCTACTCGATCGGCAACGACTACGGCCTGCACGACTTCCGCGACACCGACTCCGGCTCGATGCTGCGGGTCAAGGGCGCCGACACGCTGTGCCCGGTCGGGCCCGGCGTCGTCGAGGGCTGGAACTTCCACGACAAGCGGATCCGCACCCTCGTCAACGGCGAGGTGCGCCAGGACGGCAACACCAGCGAGATGAAGTGGGACATGCACTACCTGGTCGCCGACATCGCGCGCACCATCACGCTGCAGCCCGGCGACATCCTGATGTCGGGTACGCCGGCCATCTCCCGCACCGTGTACCCCGGCGACGTCGTCGAGGTCGAGGTCGAGGGCCTCGGCACGCTGCGCAACCACATCGTCGAGGGCCCCACGCCGATCCGCGGCGACGTCGGCGCCCAGCCGACCGAGAGCGAGGAGGTGCTCTCGACCGCGCAGGGCGGCGACTGGGAGTTCCGCGGCATCCGCAAGCCCGACCTCTCGAACACCCACTGA
- a CDS encoding aromatic ring-hydroxylating dioxygenase subunit alpha — MRDRSTGYPRNAWYALAASADLGIAPLGTRALDRPVVLFRTGDGSVAALGDRDAHRPYPLSLGHVDGDTIVSGYSGFAYDRTGACVRVPSQAQVPYGARVPSYPVVEEGDLIWVWLGEPSLATLRSPVSTPWLTDPAWETFGGGWETAAGVGLLHDNFADITHVAVVDPVISPPALTGVAPALEVELTETTVHFHRDWPAAPMPEWQAKISGASATAAYPQREEGAFLAPGLWADRWDVLVPAAEGGTQTFRFTHAVTPVDDRHTRHLWRVSRNFAPGSEASEALRPIFESYYLKVRKILETMQQVIDRDGYGEDVNVAADLAALQVRKILRRLVADEG; from the coding sequence ATGAGAGACCGCAGCACCGGCTACCCGCGCAACGCCTGGTACGCCCTCGCGGCGTCCGCCGACCTCGGGATCGCGCCCCTCGGCACCCGCGCGCTCGACCGGCCCGTCGTCCTGTTCCGGACGGGCGACGGCTCCGTCGCCGCGCTCGGCGACCGCGACGCCCACCGGCCCTACCCGCTCAGCCTCGGGCACGTCGACGGCGACACCATCGTCTCCGGGTACTCCGGCTTCGCCTACGACCGCACCGGCGCCTGCGTCCGGGTCCCCTCCCAGGCCCAGGTGCCCTACGGCGCCCGGGTGCCGTCGTACCCGGTGGTGGAGGAGGGCGACCTGATCTGGGTCTGGCTCGGCGAGCCGTCCCTCGCCACGCTGCGCTCCCCGGTCTCGACGCCATGGCTGACCGATCCCGCATGGGAGACCTTCGGTGGTGGGTGGGAGACCGCCGCCGGCGTCGGCCTGCTCCACGACAACTTCGCCGACATCACCCACGTCGCCGTCGTCGACCCGGTCATCTCCCCGCCCGCGCTCACCGGCGTCGCCCCGGCGCTCGAGGTGGAGCTCACCGAGACCACGGTCCACTTCCACCGCGACTGGCCCGCCGCGCCGATGCCCGAGTGGCAGGCCAAGATCTCCGGCGCGTCCGCCACGGCGGCGTACCCGCAGCGCGAGGAGGGCGCCTTCCTCGCCCCCGGCCTGTGGGCCGACCGCTGGGACGTGCTGGTTCCGGCCGCCGAGGGCGGGACCCAGACCTTCCGGTTCACCCACGCCGTCACCCCCGTCGACGACCGCCACACCCGCCACCTGTGGCGGGTCAGCCGCAACTTCGCGCCCGGTTCCGAGGCCTCCGAGGCGCTGCGGCCGATCTTCGAGTCGTACTACCTCAAGGTCCGCAAGATCCTGGAGACCATGCAGCAGGTCATCGACCGCGACGGGTACGGCGAGGACGTCAACGTCGCCGCCGACCTCGCGGCGCTGCAGGTGCGCAAGATCCTGCGGCGGCTGGTGGCGGACGAGGGCTGA
- a CDS encoding aldehyde dehydrogenase, whose product MTGTTDYLVDVDGVQVDTRHWIGGERVASAATFTDISPIDEQPIAEVAAGTSAEVDAAVAAARAAFPAWAALPVAERSAILRRVAEGIEARVEDLSRVETRDNGSLIRSHRRGVMPRVAMNFRAFADFAEHQLGHPDLEVPGRGHRERVTYDPAGVVAIITPWNAPLMLATWRIGPAMAAGNTIVVKPPEWAPLTASLLADIMHEAGVPAGVFNVVQGTGAEAGAPLTAHPGINRLAFTGSVPTAGVIAKAAATNIVPLSYELGGKSPLLVFEDADLDLAVEIAVEQFDNAGQVCLKAARMYVHSSLAEEFTRRVVEGAAKLNQGDPRDESTDVSALISRRHFEQISGFVERALADGAEPLLGGGPNEELGGLYFRPTILVGAKKDSEIMTEEVFGPVVTISTFETEEEAVTLANDTPFGLAATIVTGDRDRAERVSAALDAGTVWVNCFFVRDLNAPFGGNGKSGIGREGGIWSFDFYTDIKNSVFSPTGWTDAGTGEEGETDG is encoded by the coding sequence ATGACCGGGACCACCGACTACCTGGTCGACGTCGACGGCGTCCAGGTCGACACCCGCCACTGGATCGGTGGCGAGCGGGTCGCGTCCGCGGCCACCTTCACCGACATCTCGCCGATCGACGAGCAGCCGATCGCCGAGGTCGCCGCCGGTACGTCGGCCGAGGTCGACGCCGCCGTCGCCGCCGCCCGCGCGGCCTTCCCGGCGTGGGCGGCGCTGCCCGTCGCCGAGCGCAGCGCGATCCTGCGTCGCGTCGCCGAGGGGATCGAGGCCCGGGTCGAGGACCTGTCCCGGGTCGAGACCCGCGACAACGGCTCCCTGATCCGCAGCCACCGCCGCGGCGTGATGCCGCGCGTCGCGATGAACTTCCGGGCCTTCGCCGACTTCGCGGAGCACCAGCTCGGCCACCCCGACCTGGAGGTCCCGGGCCGCGGCCACCGCGAGCGGGTCACCTACGACCCCGCCGGCGTGGTCGCGATCATCACGCCGTGGAACGCCCCGCTGATGCTCGCGACCTGGCGGATCGGTCCGGCCATGGCGGCCGGCAACACGATCGTCGTCAAGCCGCCCGAGTGGGCGCCGCTCACCGCCAGCCTGCTGGCCGACATCATGCACGAGGCGGGCGTGCCCGCCGGGGTGTTCAACGTCGTCCAGGGCACCGGTGCCGAGGCGGGTGCCCCGCTGACCGCGCACCCGGGCATCAACCGGCTCGCGTTCACCGGCTCGGTCCCGACCGCCGGCGTGATCGCCAAGGCCGCGGCCACCAACATCGTGCCCCTGTCCTACGAGCTCGGCGGCAAGTCGCCGCTCCTCGTCTTCGAGGACGCCGACCTCGACCTCGCCGTCGAGATCGCCGTCGAGCAGTTCGACAACGCCGGCCAGGTCTGCCTCAAGGCGGCCCGGATGTACGTGCACTCCTCGTTGGCCGAGGAGTTCACCCGCCGCGTCGTCGAGGGCGCCGCCAAGCTCAACCAGGGCGATCCCCGCGACGAGAGCACCGACGTCTCCGCGCTGATCTCGCGGCGTCACTTCGAGCAGATCTCCGGCTTCGTCGAGCGGGCCCTCGCCGACGGTGCCGAGCCGCTGCTGGGCGGCGGTCCCAACGAGGAGCTGGGTGGGCTCTACTTCCGCCCGACGATCCTGGTCGGTGCCAAGAAGGACTCGGAGATCATGACCGAGGAGGTCTTCGGCCCGGTCGTCACGATCAGCACCTTCGAGACCGAGGAGGAGGCCGTCACGCTGGCCAACGACACCCCCTTCGGCCTCGCCGCCACCATCGTCACCGGCGACCGCGACCGCGCCGAGCGGGTGTCCGCGGCCCTCGACGCCGGCACGGTGTGGGTCAACTGCTTCTTCGTGCGCGACCTCAACGCCCCCTTCGGCGGCAACGGCAAGTCGGGCATCGGCCGCGAGGGCGGGATCTGGTCCTTCGACTTCTACACCGACATCAAGAACAGCGTCTTCTCGCCGACCGGCTGGACGGACGCCGGCACCGGAGAGGAAGGTGAGACCGATGGGTGA
- a CDS encoding catechol 1,2-dioxygenase: MGEVVGAGLIAHVPTIVLPEEIRRELNNGEDSTLVSGLRQLRRDVFDVLDYDTVVVLDSHWATTVEWVVTAQDRRSGLFTSEELPRGMCRRHYDFPGDPELARLIASKAPEHSTWITAIDDHSLPIFYATTNVWEYLGQGLPDKRWISIGVCQTADGEDALRLGRALGAAIAESDRKVLLIASGAMSHTFWGLRQLRDHEAAGAEHIFTPEAAAADAERIAWFKEGDHARVLDTMDEFYKFKPEARFQHYLMMIGALGEGDCTAPGRQYGEYENSVGTGQVHLWFDRPEGGFPAAHPTPTDPDYVRQMSGAGADVPAAG; this comes from the coding sequence ATGGGTGAGGTCGTCGGCGCGGGCCTGATCGCGCACGTCCCCACGATCGTGCTGCCGGAGGAGATCCGGCGCGAGCTCAACAACGGCGAGGACAGCACCCTGGTCTCCGGGCTGCGGCAGCTGCGTCGCGACGTCTTCGACGTGCTCGACTACGACACCGTGGTGGTGCTCGACTCCCACTGGGCGACCACCGTCGAGTGGGTGGTCACCGCGCAGGACCGCCGCAGCGGCCTGTTCACCTCCGAGGAGCTGCCTCGGGGGATGTGCCGTCGTCACTACGACTTCCCGGGCGACCCCGAGCTGGCGCGCCTGATCGCGAGCAAGGCGCCCGAGCACTCCACGTGGATCACCGCGATCGACGACCACAGCCTGCCGATCTTCTACGCCACGACCAATGTGTGGGAGTACCTCGGCCAGGGCCTGCCCGACAAGAGGTGGATCTCGATCGGCGTGTGCCAGACCGCCGACGGCGAGGACGCGCTGCGGCTGGGCCGGGCCCTCGGCGCGGCCATCGCCGAGTCCGACCGCAAGGTCCTGCTCATCGCGTCCGGCGCCATGTCCCACACCTTCTGGGGCCTGCGCCAGCTGCGCGACCACGAGGCCGCGGGCGCCGAGCACATCTTCACGCCCGAGGCCGCGGCCGCCGACGCCGAGCGGATCGCGTGGTTCAAGGAGGGCGACCACGCCCGGGTGCTCGACACCATGGACGAGTTCTACAAGTTCAAGCCCGAGGCCCGCTTCCAGCACTACCTGATGATGATCGGGGCGCTGGGCGAGGGCGACTGCACCGCCCCCGGCCGTCAGTACGGCGAGTACGAGAACTCCGTCGGCACCGGCCAGGTGCATCTGTGGTTCGACCGTCCCGAGGGTGGCTTCCCGGCCGCCCACCCCACGCCCACCGACCCCGACTACGTGCGCCAGATGAGCGGCGCCGGCGCCGACGTGCCGGCCGCCGGCTGA
- a CDS encoding cytochrome P450 has product MENAVDKPPYVPLADVDLVDLDRFAGPEAWGMLDTLRKEAPVFWQRETDGGHGFWAVTKHADICEVDKDPETFTSTNFVNLEEVEPELQEARRSILEMDGLRHRALRKLISREFSRPNLMRNYEELLRDITRTTVDAALAKGEFDFVEDVSADFPIQVLARLLDVPQEKTGQLIDWGNEIIGFSDPEHARVLMSDAESEQYKHLPFRSPVSQEVFDYGRELAASRRGGEGTDLVSQLVNKIPEDGQAMTASEYDSYFLLLVVAGNETTRHTITHSMLALIEHPEQLAKLQADPSLIPDAVEEFLRWASPVYHFRRTATRDIELNGQEIKEGDKVVMWFASGNRDEEVFENPYDFDVTRRNIDHVTFGKGSPHLCMGNNLARMEIRLMFEELIPRLASIELNGEVRRVRSNFVNGIKTLPVKVVTKD; this is encoded by the coding sequence ATGGAGAACGCCGTGGACAAGCCGCCGTACGTCCCGCTGGCCGACGTCGACCTGGTCGACCTCGACCGCTTCGCCGGGCCCGAGGCCTGGGGCATGCTCGACACCCTCCGCAAGGAGGCGCCGGTCTTCTGGCAGCGCGAGACCGACGGCGGCCACGGCTTCTGGGCCGTCACCAAGCACGCCGACATCTGCGAGGTCGACAAGGACCCCGAGACCTTCACCTCCACCAACTTCGTGAACCTCGAGGAGGTCGAGCCGGAGCTGCAGGAGGCCCGCCGCTCCATCCTCGAGATGGACGGCCTGCGCCACCGCGCGCTCCGCAAGCTCATCTCGCGCGAGTTCAGCCGGCCGAACCTGATGCGCAACTACGAGGAGCTGCTGCGCGACATCACCCGCACCACCGTCGACGCCGCCCTCGCCAAGGGCGAGTTCGACTTCGTCGAGGACGTCAGCGCCGACTTCCCGATCCAGGTGCTGGCCCGGCTGCTCGACGTACCCCAGGAGAAGACCGGCCAGCTCATCGACTGGGGCAACGAGATCATCGGCTTCTCCGACCCCGAGCACGCGCGTGTCCTCATGTCCGACGCCGAGAGCGAGCAGTACAAGCACCTGCCGTTCCGCTCCCCCGTCTCCCAGGAGGTCTTCGACTACGGCCGCGAGCTCGCCGCGAGCCGGCGCGGCGGAGAAGGGACCGACCTGGTCAGCCAGCTGGTCAACAAGATCCCCGAGGACGGCCAGGCCATGACGGCCTCGGAGTACGACTCGTACTTCCTGCTGCTCGTCGTCGCCGGCAACGAGACCACCCGCCACACCATCACCCACTCGATGCTCGCCCTCATCGAGCACCCCGAGCAGCTCGCCAAGCTCCAGGCCGACCCGTCGCTCATCCCCGACGCCGTCGAGGAGTTCCTGCGCTGGGCCTCCCCCGTCTACCACTTCCGCCGTACGGCGACCCGCGACATCGAGCTCAACGGCCAGGAGATCAAGGAGGGCGACAAGGTCGTCATGTGGTTCGCCTCCGGCAACCGCGACGAGGAAGTCTTCGAGAACCCCTACGACTTCGACGTGACCCGTCGCAACATCGACCACGTGACCTTCGGCAAGGGCAGCCCGCACCTGTGCATGGGCAACAACCTGGCCCGGATGGAGATCCGGCTGATGTTCGAGGAGCTGATCCCCCGGCTCGCCTCGATCGAGCTGAACGGCGAGGTGCGGCGGGTGCGCAGCAACTTCGTCAACGGGATCAAGACGCTCCCGGTCAAGGTCGTCACCAAGGACTGA
- a CDS encoding type 1 glutamine amidotransferase, whose amino-acid sequence MADRKRLLVIGHDYLETAGSIEGRFAERGYEIESLRVVPSDRLDDPGVDVDLPDPQAYDAVLVLGARWSSYSDAVASWVKPETELLQAADEAGIPVFGICFGGQMLAQAHGGEVVASPMPEIGPHVVSGVPAVAGIWTQWHYDRFVPPADATVVGVNAAAPQAFVLRRNLAVQFHPEIDADSFALWLQDGGEQDARNRGLDPEVLVDHIRSLDPDIRVRAAALVDYFLDEVAGR is encoded by the coding sequence ATGGCGGACCGGAAGCGACTGCTGGTCATCGGGCACGACTACCTCGAGACCGCGGGGTCGATCGAGGGGCGCTTCGCCGAGCGCGGCTACGAGATCGAGAGCCTGCGGGTGGTCCCGTCGGACCGCCTCGACGACCCCGGCGTGGACGTCGACCTCCCCGACCCCCAGGCGTACGACGCCGTGCTGGTGCTCGGCGCGCGGTGGAGCTCCTACAGCGACGCCGTCGCGTCGTGGGTCAAGCCGGAGACCGAGCTGCTGCAGGCCGCCGACGAGGCCGGGATCCCGGTGTTCGGCATCTGCTTCGGCGGCCAGATGCTCGCCCAGGCCCACGGCGGCGAGGTGGTCGCCTCGCCGATGCCGGAGATCGGGCCGCACGTCGTGTCCGGCGTGCCCGCGGTCGCCGGGATCTGGACCCAGTGGCACTACGACCGCTTCGTGCCGCCCGCGGACGCGACGGTGGTCGGCGTGAACGCGGCCGCGCCGCAGGCCTTCGTGCTGCGCCGCAACCTGGCCGTGCAGTTCCACCCCGAGATCGACGCCGACAGCTTCGCGCTGTGGCTGCAGGACGGCGGCGAGCAGGACGCCCGCAACCGGGGGCTCGACCCCGAGGTGCTGGTCGACCACATCCGCTCCCTCGATCCCGACATCCGGGTCCGGGCGGCGGCCCTGGTCGACTACTTCCTCGACGAGGTGGCGGGGCGTTGA
- a CDS encoding acetoacetate decarboxylase family protein, producing the protein MNDMKGFFFPRTATGQSSLIPSPPWYYSGDLLTVEYRTDPARVAELLPAPLELAPEDPGAVALIWADWQSCSGTREELLDPVRSQYKEAFVVVRCAYEGVTYSRCVYIWVDKDFAIARGMHQGYPKKLGSMWQTRPHPFAHAAPQVAPGGVFGATLAAGDRRLAQAVLTLTEESPTNGFVNGHPMAHHRVYPGIAKGGPDAYAELIASGSSSFEAGPAYSGDVELELFESPTEELHRLEVQEVIGGYYRQVGVVWDGGSTLATSTDGVWEAAR; encoded by the coding sequence ATGAACGACATGAAGGGGTTCTTCTTCCCCCGCACCGCGACCGGCCAGTCATCGCTGATCCCGTCGCCGCCGTGGTACTACTCGGGCGACCTGCTGACGGTGGAGTACCGCACGGACCCGGCCCGCGTCGCCGAGCTGCTGCCCGCCCCGCTCGAGCTCGCCCCGGAGGACCCGGGTGCCGTGGCGCTGATCTGGGCCGACTGGCAGTCCTGCTCCGGCACCCGCGAGGAGCTGCTGGACCCGGTGCGCTCGCAGTACAAGGAGGCGTTCGTCGTCGTCCGGTGCGCCTACGAGGGCGTGACCTACTCCCGCTGCGTCTACATCTGGGTCGACAAGGACTTCGCGATCGCCCGCGGCATGCACCAGGGCTATCCCAAGAAGCTCGGCTCCATGTGGCAGACCCGCCCGCACCCCTTCGCCCACGCCGCCCCGCAGGTCGCGCCCGGCGGCGTCTTCGGCGCCACCCTCGCCGCCGGCGACCGGCGCCTGGCCCAGGCCGTGCTGACCCTCACCGAGGAGTCGCCCACCAACGGCTTCGTCAACGGCCACCCGATGGCCCACCACCGCGTCTACCCGGGCATCGCCAAGGGCGGTCCGGACGCGTACGCCGAGCTGATCGCCTCGGGCTCCAGCTCGTTCGAGGCCGGGCCGGCGTACTCCGGTGACGTCGAGCTCGAGCTGTTCGAGTCGCCGACCGAGGAGCTGCACCGGCTCGAGGTCCAGGAGGTCATCGGCGGCTACTACCGCCAGGTCGGCGTCGTGTGGGACGGCGGCTCGACCTTGGCCACGAGCACCGACGGCGTCTGGGAGGCCGCGCGATGA
- a CDS encoding TIGR03619 family F420-dependent LLM class oxidoreductase yields MPAPRMLMILSENWTLTDGRHLDDLVTWSRIAEDTGFDSVMISEHVVLGRDASDKGVMGNPRDYAAPGNQDPMMPWPNSLMLFSAIASVTERIRLVGAAVLAPLRHPLLLARELGTLDLISEGRLVVQPSVSWSRDEYAALGVPFRERGKILSEQLEVMKLVFEQSPATHHGRYFDFEDIYLEPKAFRPEGPRMWFGGQQAHGAVVERIVKYGHGFHPFGRPTAEDLRIIRDAMAEAGRDLAELELVGGVRYSFPDDHSLADLGESMDSIPEQLEQGFTTICIKPSMYIDDKSEMEAFCKDVMKRAEAMG; encoded by the coding sequence GTGCCCGCACCCCGCATGCTGATGATCCTCAGCGAGAACTGGACCCTCACCGACGGTCGCCATCTCGACGACCTCGTCACGTGGTCCCGGATCGCCGAGGACACCGGCTTCGACTCGGTGATGATCTCCGAGCACGTCGTGCTCGGCCGCGACGCCAGCGACAAGGGCGTGATGGGCAACCCGCGTGACTACGCGGCGCCCGGCAACCAGGATCCGATGATGCCGTGGCCGAACTCGCTGATGCTGTTCTCCGCGATCGCCAGCGTCACCGAGCGGATCCGCCTGGTGGGCGCGGCGGTGCTCGCGCCGCTGCGCCACCCGCTGCTGCTGGCCCGCGAGCTCGGCACCCTCGACCTGATCTCCGAGGGGCGCCTGGTCGTCCAGCCCAGCGTGAGCTGGAGCCGGGACGAGTACGCCGCCCTCGGCGTACCCTTCCGCGAGCGCGGGAAGATCCTCAGTGAGCAGCTCGAGGTGATGAAGCTCGTGTTCGAGCAGTCGCCGGCGACCCACCACGGCCGCTACTTCGACTTCGAGGACATCTACCTCGAGCCGAAGGCGTTCCGGCCCGAGGGCCCGCGGATGTGGTTCGGCGGGCAGCAGGCGCACGGCGCGGTCGTCGAGCGGATCGTGAAGTACGGCCACGGCTTCCACCCCTTCGGCCGCCCCACGGCCGAGGACCTCCGGATCATCCGCGACGCGATGGCCGAGGCCGGTCGCGACCTGGCGGAGCTGGAGCTGGTCGGAGGAGTGCGCTACTCCTTCCCCGACGACCACTCGCTCGCGGACCTGGGGGAGTCGATGGACTCGATTCCCGAGCAGCTCGAGCAGGGCTTCACCACCATCTGCATCAAGCCGTCGATGTACATCGACGACAAGAGCGAGATGGAGGCGTTCTGCAAGGATGTCATGAAGCGGGCGGAGGCGATGGGCTGA
- a CDS encoding SDR family NAD(P)-dependent oxidoreductase, with protein sequence MTDRVVLVTGGGTGIGAAVARLLAAGGDQVVVCGRREAPLRAVADETGAHVVVADVSEPAGVARVVDDTVATFGRLDGLVLNHGIIHVGGVAEVTPEQWDETVRVNLTSPFLLVRAALPHLLAARGAVVAVSSVAALRAADGMAAYSASKAGLLLLTQSLAVDHGRDGLRANAICPGWTATEMGDMEMAELGAERGLSTDDAYRLATAVVPQRRAARPEEIAATVGWLLSDAASYVNGVVLPVDGGSCVVDPGTLALDPRVSIDLSQES encoded by the coding sequence TTGACCGACCGGGTCGTCCTGGTCACCGGCGGTGGCACTGGGATCGGCGCCGCCGTCGCGCGGCTGCTGGCCGCGGGTGGCGACCAGGTCGTGGTCTGCGGGCGCCGTGAGGCCCCGCTGCGCGCGGTCGCCGACGAGACGGGGGCGCACGTCGTGGTCGCCGACGTCAGCGAGCCCGCGGGCGTCGCACGGGTCGTCGACGACACCGTCGCCACCTTCGGCCGGCTCGACGGGCTGGTGCTCAACCACGGGATCATCCACGTCGGCGGGGTCGCAGAGGTGACCCCGGAGCAGTGGGACGAGACGGTTCGGGTCAACCTGACCTCCCCGTTCCTGCTGGTGAGGGCCGCGCTGCCGCACCTGCTCGCGGCTCGCGGCGCCGTCGTCGCCGTCTCGTCGGTGGCCGCCCTGCGCGCCGCGGACGGGATGGCCGCCTACTCCGCCAGCAAGGCCGGCCTGCTGCTGCTCACCCAGTCCCTCGCCGTGGACCACGGCCGCGACGGGCTGCGCGCCAACGCGATCTGCCCCGGCTGGACGGCGACCGAGATGGGCGACATGGAGATGGCCGAGCTCGGCGCGGAGCGCGGCCTGTCCACCGACGACGCCTACCGGCTCGCCACGGCCGTCGTACCCCAGCGCCGGGCGGCGCGGCCCGAGGAGATCGCCGCGACGGTCGGCTGGCTGCTGTCCGACGCGGCGTCGTACGTCAACGGCGTGGTGCTGCCCGTCGACGGCGGCTCCTGCGTCGTCGACCCCGGCACCCTCGCCCTCGATCCGCGCGTGTCCATCGACCTGTCCCAGGAGTCCTGA
- a CDS encoding PDR/VanB family oxidoreductase has product MTTQPIVREFEADLTVVAAVEAATDVVALTLATADGTPLPPWTPGAHVDLVLGEDLVRQYSLCGSPADTSSYRVGVLRAPDSRGGSKAVHAELREGATVRVRGPRNHFPLVASPRYLFLAGGIGITPMLPMIAEAEAAGAEWRLVYGGRSRSSMAFLDELAAYGDKVTLLPQDEVGFPDLDALLGTPEPGTLVYTCGPTGLLDAVEERCAASWPAGSLHLERFSAKAPGADEQDSAFELVLQRSGLTLEVPADRSIFEVCREAGVSVVGSCLEGVCGTCETEVVDGDVEHRDSILNEEEKESNEFMMICVSRCRGASLTLDL; this is encoded by the coding sequence GTGACGACGCAACCGATCGTCCGCGAGTTCGAGGCGGACCTGACGGTGGTCGCCGCCGTGGAGGCCGCGACCGACGTGGTGGCGCTGACGCTGGCCACCGCCGACGGCACGCCCTTGCCGCCGTGGACGCCCGGCGCCCACGTCGACCTGGTGCTGGGGGAGGACCTGGTCCGCCAGTACTCCCTGTGCGGCAGTCCCGCCGACACCAGCAGCTATCGCGTGGGCGTGCTCCGCGCACCCGACAGCCGGGGCGGCTCCAAGGCCGTGCACGCCGAGCTGCGCGAAGGTGCGACGGTCCGGGTGCGCGGACCGCGCAACCACTTCCCGCTGGTCGCCTCGCCGCGCTACCTCTTCCTCGCCGGCGGCATCGGCATCACGCCGATGCTGCCGATGATCGCCGAGGCCGAGGCCGCGGGCGCCGAGTGGCGGCTGGTCTACGGCGGCCGCTCGCGCTCCTCGATGGCCTTCCTCGACGAGCTCGCGGCGTACGGCGACAAGGTGACCCTGCTGCCCCAGGACGAGGTCGGCTTCCCCGACCTCGACGCGCTGCTCGGCACGCCCGAGCCGGGCACACTGGTCTACACCTGCGGTCCGACCGGGCTGCTCGACGCGGTCGAGGAGCGCTGCGCCGCCTCCTGGCCGGCCGGCAGCCTCCACCTGGAGCGCTTCTCGGCCAAGGCGCCCGGCGCCGACGAGCAGGACTCGGCGTTCGAGCTGGTCCTCCAGCGCTCGGGACTGACCCTCGAGGTGCCCGCCGACAGGTCGATCTTCGAGGTCTGCCGCGAGGCCGGCGTCAGCGTCGTCGGCTCCTGCCTGGAGGGGGTCTGCGGCACCTGCGAGACCGAGGTGGTCGACGGCGACGTCGAGCACCGCGACTCCATCCTCAACGAGGAGGAGAAGGAGTCCAACGAGTTCATGATGATCTGCGTCTCCCGCTGCCGTGGCGCGAGCCTGACACTCGATCTGTGA